Sequence from the Alkalispirochaeta americana genome:
GAGAGGAAGTCAAGAAAGATCTTGATGCCGCTGTTTTGAAGGGCCGAGCCGCAGAAAACCGGCACTACCTTGTTTGCCCGAAGTCCCTCGGAAATTCCCCGGCGGATCTCTTCCTCGGTGAGGTTCTCCTCTTCCAGATACTTCATGGTGAGCTCATCATCGCCCTCGGCGGCCGCCTCGATAAGCTGGGCCCGGTACTGCCCAATGGTTTCCGCTGCTTCCTGGGGAATTTCTCCCGGTTTTTCGGGGTTTGCCGCTCCTCCGGGAAACCAGGCTTCCTGATTTACCAGATCCACCACGCCCGAGAAGGTATCGGCAGCGCCGAGAGGAACGGCGATGGGCACCAGGGTGATGTCAAACTTTTCCTGAAGGTCTGCCAGGACCTTTTCGTAATCGGCCCGATCCTCGTCCATTTTGTTTATGAAGACCATGCGGGGCTTGTTGCGGTTATCCAGGCGCCGCCACAGCTTGAGTGTCTCGATCTGAACCCCGGCCCGGGCGCCGACAATCATGACAGCTGACTCTGCAGCGCGAAAGGCCGTTACTACTTCGCCGACAAAATCCGATGCTCCGGGAGTGTCCAGGATATTAACCTTGCACTCCTGCCAGTCAATGTAGGAGAGGGATGTGTGGAGAGACATTCCATTCTCTATTTCCTCGGGCGTGTAGTCGCTCACGGTCTTGCCAGACTCCACCGATGCGGGAGCGTCTATTGCCTTTCCTGCGAAGAGGAGCTGCTCGACAAAAGAAGTTTTTCCGGTCGATCCGTGGCCGGCAACTGCAATGTTCCTGATCCGATCTGTAGTGTACGCCATGATGAACACATCCTTCCTGTCTGGGACTGTTATTTAGCTATCAATTCTCCTGTTGGTCCCGGGTGTTGTCAAGGAAAAGTTATACCCCCGGTATTATTCCCTCGGCCTGACTGGTTTCTATCGCCCGGAATCGGGAGCGAAATGAGAGAACTCCATGGAATAATTTCCCCGTCCCTGGGTGGTGCTTCGCAAGGCAGTGCTGTAGCCGAACATCTTCTTGAGCGGAGCTTCGGCGAGGATGTGTTCCACCCCGGGTCTGCTTTCTACGGCATGGACCAGGCCTCCCCGGGTGGTGATACCGTTGATTACCTCCCCCATAAAATCCTGGGGAACCAGCACGGTTACCTTCATCACCGGTTCGAGCAGAGTAGCTCCTGCCTTCCGGCAGGCGTTGTCGAAGGCCATCGCGCCTGCCGCTTCAAAGGCAAACTCCGTAGCCGTGAGTTCCGAATAGACTGCATCGATTAGTTCTACCCTGATATCCACGGTGGGGTAGCCCAGACTGATCCCGGAGTTGAAGGCCCCCGTAATTCCCCGGGCCGCTGCTGAAGCAAAGGGATCCGGCAGTTTTGAAAGAGGAACAGAGCTCTCAAAGTGATTTCCCGCTCCTCTCTTCCGGGGGGATACACGCAGGGTCAGCTCGGCGTGGTTTTCCTTCCCGGCGATCACCTTATGGAAAACCTCGGTATGGTCCATCTCGGAGGTGATCGTCTCGCGGTAGGTGACTTGCGGATTTCCAACTTTCGCGTTTACTTTGTAGTCCTCCACAATCCGGGTGACCAGAACGTCCAGATGCAACTCTCCCATGCCGGAGATGATCAGCTCTCCCGTGTCTTCATCTTCTTTCCAGAGGAAGGTAGGGTCTTCGCGGGTCAGAAGCTGGAGGACCTCCTGGAGTCGTTCCCGTTCGCTCATGGTTCGTGGCTCGATTGCCACGGATATAACGGGCTCGGGGAAATGCATCCGCTCCAGGATCACGGGAAAGCCCTCGCTACCGAAGGAGTCTCCCGTTTGGGCGATTTTGAAACCCACAATCACACCGATCTCGCCTGCTACCAGACGGTCTGTTTGTTCCGTGCGGTTTGCGTGCATTCGGAAGATGCGGTTTACCCGTTCCCTCTTGCCCTGATTGTGGTTGAAGATGGCCGTTCCTGATTTCAGTGTTCCCTGATAGAGGCGGACGAAGCAGAGATTTCCAGCCTCCCGATCGGTCTGGATTTTGAATACCAGCCCCACGGTCTGGCCCTCGTCGGTGCGCTCCACCAGGACCGGTTCGCCTTTTTTGGGATGCATTCCCTGGAGGGGAGGCAGTTCTTCCGGGGCGGGGAGAAAGTCGATCACCCCGTCCAGGACCGATTGAACGCCGATATTTTTGAGACTGGCGCCAACGTAGACAGGTACCAGGGACCGTTTCAGGGTTTCCTGGCGCAGGATGGTGCGGATAAGCTCCGGGGGAACCTCCTGCTCATCCAGGATGCGTTCTGTTATCTCGTCGGAGTGGGCCGAGACCGCATCGAGGAGCTTTTCTCGCCACTCCTCGGCCAGGAGGAGAAGATCCTCCCGGATGGGATGCTCTTCGATGGTTCTGCCAGAATCGCCGCTGTTCCAGTGGCGCTCCTTCATGGTGATCAGATCGATGGTGCCGGAAAAAGAAGATTCAGCACCGATGGGGAGGGCCAAAGGAACCGGTGTTGCTCCCAGTTTTTCCCGGATTTCCTGGATCACGGAAAAGAAGTCGGCCCCGATGCGGTCCATCTTGTTCACGAAGGCAATCCGGGGAACCTCGTAGGAATCGGCCTGACGCCAGACAGTCTCGCTTTGAGGCTCAACCCCCCCAACGGCGCAGAAAATTGCCACGGCTCCGTCCAGGACGCGGAGGCTTCGTTCCACCTCGGCGGTGAAGTCCACGTGTCCGGGGGTATCGATAATGTTAATGCGGTGATCGTTCCAGTAGGTTGTGGTTGCTGCTGAGGAGATTGTGATTCCCCGGTTCTGTTCCTGGGGCATCCAGTCCATGGTTGCAGCGCCATCGTCCACTTCGCCGATGCGATGGGACTTGCCAGTGTAATAAAGGATGCGCTCTGTTGTGGTTGTCTTGCCTGCATCAATGTGGGCCATGATGCCGATGTTTCGTGTTTTTTCAGTCATAACGTATTGAGAATACTATCACAGGTGGTTGCTTTTGTTACAGTAAGGCGGCTGGCAGAATAAGGTTCTGATAGAAATCAGTTGACGCACTTTGAAGGGGTATGGTATATTCCCGGCGTTACGGGCGAATAGCTCAGCTGGGAGAGCGCCTGCCTTACAAGCAGGATGTCGGGGGTTCAAATCCCTCTTCGCCCACTTCTAAACCCTTACAAAGCAACAACTTAGCTTTGTAAGGGTTTTTCTTTTCCCATTCATGTACATTAAAATGGCAATTTATTCCTATTTTCGGGTATCATAGAAAGCATGGCGAAGCGTGGCCGACCATCGAAACCTTGGTCCGTGATAGACCGAGGGCGAAGATACTGGTATTACAAGCTCCGATTCTGGCAGGACTACGAATCCACTGAGATTCCGATCAAGCGGAACGCCAAAGGCCAGGCGACCAACCGCTCCGACGCCGATCACTACGCGTCAGAACAATATCAACGAGCGATCCTGTACAATAAACGTGGACTCACGCTCCGGGAGTTCCTAGACCCGTATTTCGTTTGGGACCGGTGCCCTCATGTGAAGCAACTCGTGGCAGATGGCAATGTCCCAACTGAGCGCTACATAGCCGAACAGCGGCGGCGTCTTGAGCTCCTGGTATTCACGCACCCGATTGCCGAGATCGAGGTTGAGAAGCTC
This genomic interval carries:
- the fusA gene encoding elongation factor G, yielding MTEKTRNIGIMAHIDAGKTTTTERILYYTGKSHRIGEVDDGAATMDWMPQEQNRGITISSAATTTYWNDHRINIIDTPGHVDFTAEVERSLRVLDGAVAIFCAVGGVEPQSETVWRQADSYEVPRIAFVNKMDRIGADFFSVIQEIREKLGATPVPLALPIGAESSFSGTIDLITMKERHWNSGDSGRTIEEHPIREDLLLLAEEWREKLLDAVSAHSDEITERILDEQEVPPELIRTILRQETLKRSLVPVYVGASLKNIGVQSVLDGVIDFLPAPEELPPLQGMHPKKGEPVLVERTDEGQTVGLVFKIQTDREAGNLCFVRLYQGTLKSGTAIFNHNQGKRERVNRIFRMHANRTEQTDRLVAGEIGVIVGFKIAQTGDSFGSEGFPVILERMHFPEPVISVAIEPRTMSERERLQEVLQLLTREDPTFLWKEDEDTGELIISGMGELHLDVLVTRIVEDYKVNAKVGNPQVTYRETITSEMDHTEVFHKVIAGKENHAELTLRVSPRKRGAGNHFESSVPLSKLPDPFASAAARGITGAFNSGISLGYPTVDIRVELIDAVYSELTATEFAFEAAGAMAFDNACRKAGATLLEPVMKVTVLVPQDFMGEVINGITTRGGLVHAVESRPGVEHILAEAPLKKMFGYSTALRSTTQGRGNYSMEFSHFAPDSGR